CGTTCGGGTTCGCCGCCGCCGCTACGTACGTAATCGCCGCCGTCAGCGTCGTCTTCCCGTGGTCCACGTGCCCAATCGTCCCCACGTTCACGTGGGGCTTCGTCCGCTCAAACACGCCCTTGGCCATAGCGCTCTCCCTTCTCGAAGTTGCGGCCGCAGGCCCCCTGAGGGCAACCTGCGACCGGCAGCGTCTTACTGTCCTTTCACCAGCTTTTGCGCGATGTTCTGCGGTACCTGCTCGTAGTGGTCGAAGAACATGGAAAACTGCGCCCGCCCCTGGGTCATGGAGCGCATATCGTTGGCATAGCCGAACATCTCTGCCAACGGCACAAAGGCCCGCACCAGCCTGGCGTTGCCCCGCTCCTCCATGCCCTGAATCTGACCCCGACGGGCGTTCAGGTCGCCGATGATGGAACCCAGGAACTCCTCCGGGGTGATGACCTCAACCCGCATGATGGGCTCGAGGATCACCGCACCCCCTTTCTCCATGGCCTCCTTGATGGCCATGGAGGCGGCAATCTTGAAGGCCATCTCCGAGGAGTCCACCTCGTGGTAGCTCCCGTCGTAAAGGGTGACCTTGAGGTCCACGATGGGGAAGCCGGTAAGAGGGCCGGACTGCATGGCCTCCTCGATGCCCTTCTGTACCGCCGGGATGTACTCCTTGGGCACCACCCCGCCTACGATGGCGTTGACGAACTCGAAGCCCGCCCCCCGGCCCAGCGGCTCGGCCTTGATCTTGACATGGCCGTACTGCCCGCGCCCACCGGTTTGGCGCACGAACTTGCCTTCCACCTCCACCGGGCGGGTGATGGTCTCACGGTAGGCCACCTGGGGCTTGCCCACATTGGCGTCCACCTTGAACTCCCGCCGAAGCCGGTCCACGATGATCTCCAGGTGCAGCTCACCCATGCCTGAGATGATGGTCTGGCCGGTCTCAGGGTCCGTAGAAACGCGGAAGGTGGGGTCCTCCTCGCTCAGACGGGCCAGGGCGATGCTCAGCTTGTCCTGGTCGGCCTTGGTCTTGGGCTCAATGGCCAGGTCGATCACCGGCTCGGGCACCTCGATGGACTCGAGGATGATGGGCTCGTCCCCGTCGCCCACCAGGGTATCCCCGGTGATGGTCTCCTTAAGGCCCACCACCGCCCCCAGCTCGCCTGCCCGCAGCTCCTCCACCTCCTCGCGGTGGTTGGCATGCATCTGCAAAAGCCGGGCCACCCGCTCCTTCTTGCCCTTGGTGGTGTTCTGCACGTACGAACCCGAGCGCAGGGTGCCCGAGTAGACCCGGATGAAGGTCAGGCGGCCCACGTAGGGGTCGGCCATGATCTTGAAGGCCAGCGCAGCCAAGGGGCCGTTGGGGTCGGCCGGACGCTCGACCACCTCGCCCGCATCGTTGGTGCCGCGAATGGGGGGGATGTCCAGGGGGGAAGGTAGGTAGTCCACCACCCCATCCAGGAGAAGCTGAACCCCCTTGTTCCTGAGGGAGGAGCCCAGGAAAACCGGGAAGATCTCCATGGCGATGGTGCCCTTGCGGATGGCCCGGACCAGTTCCTCCTCGGTGGGCTTTTCGCCCTCCAGGAACTTCATCATGATGTTCTCGTCGAAGTCTGCGGCAGCCTCCACCAGCTTCTCGTAGTACTCCTGGGCCTGCTCCTTGAGCTCATCGGGAATCTCCACCTCCCGGATGTCGGTGCCCAGGTCGTTGCCGTAGGTGTAGGCTTTCTGCCGCAGCACATCCACGATGCCGCGGAAGGTGTCCTCGCGCCCAATGGGGAGCTGCATCACCACTGGCCTCGCCCCCAGCCGCTCCTTCATGGAGTTGACCACCAGCCAAAGATCGGCCCCGGTCTTGTCCATCTTGTTGGCATAGGCAATCCGGGGCACCCGGTACTTATCGGCCTGGCGCCAGACTGTCTCGGACTGGGGCTCCACACCCTGGGAAGCATCGAAAACCGCAATGGCTCCGTCCAGCACCCGCATGGAGCGCTC
Above is a genomic segment from Meiothermus sp. QL-1 containing:
- a CDS encoding GTP-binding protein, which produces MAKGVFERTKPHVNVGTIGHVDHGKTTLTAAITYVAAAANPN
- the fusA gene encoding elongation factor G, whose product is MSVKTSFDLKLFRNIGIAAHIDAGKTTTTERILYYTGRIHKIGEVHEGAATMDWMEQERERGITITAAVTTANWKHTQTGVEHRINIIDTPGHVDFTIEVERSMRVLDGAIAVFDASQGVEPQSETVWRQADKYRVPRIAYANKMDKTGADLWLVVNSMKERLGARPVVMQLPIGREDTFRGIVDVLRQKAYTYGNDLGTDIREVEIPDELKEQAQEYYEKLVEAAADFDENIMMKFLEGEKPTEEELVRAIRKGTIAMEIFPVFLGSSLRNKGVQLLLDGVVDYLPSPLDIPPIRGTNDAGEVVERPADPNGPLAALAFKIMADPYVGRLTFIRVYSGTLRSGSYVQNTTKGKKERVARLLQMHANHREEVEELRAGELGAVVGLKETITGDTLVGDGDEPIILESIEVPEPVIDLAIEPKTKADQDKLSIALARLSEEDPTFRVSTDPETGQTIISGMGELHLEIIVDRLRREFKVDANVGKPQVAYRETITRPVEVEGKFVRQTGGRGQYGHVKIKAEPLGRGAGFEFVNAIVGGVVPKEYIPAVQKGIEEAMQSGPLTGFPIVDLKVTLYDGSYHEVDSSEMAFKIAASMAIKEAMEKGGAVILEPIMRVEVITPEEFLGSIIGDLNARRGQIQGMEERGNARLVRAFVPLAEMFGYANDMRSMTQGRAQFSMFFDHYEQVPQNIAQKLVKGQ